Below is a window of Cytophagaceae bacterium DNA.
CAGGATATAGGGCACACCTGCCGTACTATTTATTTTATTAAAAAAGGCCTTGCCCGCATATATTATTACAAAGATGGCAATGACATCACCGAACATTTTGCTTTTGAAAATGAAATTGTAGTGAGGGTAGAGAGCCTTTTTCGTGGAAATCCATCTTCAAAAGGGATTCAAATGCTGGAGGATTCTGAAGTCATGGCCATCAATGCTACGCAATTGTTCAAACTTTATGACAAATATCCCGACATTGAACGGCTTTTTAGGTTAATATTTGAAAATGAGCATATTAAAACACTCCAAAGACTCGAAAGCCTGCAGTTTCATAATGCCACCGAACGTTATGCTGAGCTTTCAAAAAAACCTGAAACACTACAAAGAATTCCTCTAAAACATATCGCTTCCTATCTGGGAATCACACAGGTAAGCCTGAGCAGAATCAGGGCTACAGTCAAATGATTATTTAGGTTCATTTCGTGTTAAGAAAAGTGTATAATAAATAAGAATCTAGGTAATGTAACATTATTGAAATTAATTGTTCTAAGTTTTAAAGTCAATTAAAAACGATAATATTAGATTTGCTTTATGAGACAGAAAAATTTCCTCTTATTTCTTATTCTTTTTATTGCATTTCAATTTGTGGCGTGTAATCATGAACAGGAACCTAAATTTCGAATTTTGTTCCTTCAATGTTGTCATGACGAATGGAGGGATGTAATGAATAGCGAAATGAAGAGAGAACTTGCCTTTCATCCTGAAATAGAGATGGAGAT
It encodes the following:
- a CDS encoding Crp/Fnr family transcriptional regulator, with the translated sequence MKALFAHFDTFLKLSDNAAEELESITILQSLKKNEILQDIGHTCRTIYFIKKGLARIYYYKDGNDITEHFAFENEIVVRVESLFRGNPSSKGIQMLEDSEVMAINATQLFKLYDKYPDIERLFRLIFENEHIKTLQRLESLQFHNATERYAELSKKPETLQRIPLKHIASYLGITQVSLSRIRATVK